In Streptomyces chartreusis NRRL 3882, the following are encoded in one genomic region:
- a CDS encoding acyltransferase family protein has protein sequence MSDTVTTARPVAEGTGAPRGTERGAAARPARQRDAFFDNAKYLAIVLVAVGHAWEPLRSGSRAVTALYMLVYAFHMPAFIIVSGYFSRTFDGSPARLKRLVTGVAVPYVVFETAYTLFTRWTSQDPDRPVSLLDPLYLTWFLAALFVWRLTTPLWRHVRWPLPTALVIAMLATLSPSIGHDLDLQRTLQFLPYFVAGLLLRPEHFRLVRRRQARILAVPVGVCALGVAYWAVPRMNYAWFFHADSARELAAPFWYGPVMTLAAFGCSAVLVACFLAWVPGRRTWFTVLGAGTLYGYLLHGFVAQAATYGGWYEPAWVHGPVGVLAATLVAAVVVTALCTPSVRRVFRCVTEPGMAWAFGTGNAAPPRGDARA, from the coding sequence GTGAGTGACACGGTGACGACGGCCCGCCCGGTGGCCGAAGGGACCGGGGCCCCGCGGGGAACGGAACGGGGCGCTGCGGCCCGCCCGGCGCGGCAGCGGGACGCGTTCTTCGACAACGCCAAGTACCTGGCGATCGTGCTGGTGGCGGTGGGACACGCCTGGGAGCCGCTGCGGTCGGGCAGCAGGGCCGTCACCGCGCTCTACATGCTCGTCTACGCGTTCCACATGCCGGCGTTCATCATCGTCTCCGGCTACTTCTCGCGCACCTTCGACGGGAGCCCGGCGCGCCTCAAACGCCTGGTCACCGGTGTCGCCGTGCCGTACGTGGTGTTCGAGACGGCGTACACCCTGTTCACCCGGTGGACCAGCCAGGACCCCGACCGCCCGGTCAGCCTGCTGGATCCGCTGTATCTGACCTGGTTCCTGGCGGCGTTGTTCGTCTGGCGGCTGACGACGCCCCTCTGGCGGCATGTGCGGTGGCCGCTGCCGACGGCCCTCGTCATCGCGATGCTGGCGACGCTCTCGCCGTCCATCGGGCACGACCTCGACCTCCAGCGCACGCTTCAGTTCCTGCCGTACTTCGTGGCCGGCCTGCTGCTGCGGCCGGAGCACTTCCGGCTGGTGCGCCGGCGGCAGGCGCGGATCCTCGCCGTACCGGTGGGCGTCTGCGCGCTGGGTGTGGCGTACTGGGCGGTGCCGCGGATGAACTACGCCTGGTTCTTCCACGCCGACAGCGCCCGGGAACTGGCCGCCCCGTTCTGGTACGGGCCCGTGATGACACTGGCGGCCTTCGGCTGCTCGGCCGTCCTGGTCGCCTGCTTCCTCGCCTGGGTGCCCGGGCGCCGGACGTGGTTCACCGTGCTGGGCGCGGGCACGCTGTACGGCTATCTGCTGCACGGTTTCGTCGCGCAGGCCGCCACGTACGGGGGCTGGTACGAGCCGGCCTGGGTCCACGGACCCGTCGGCGTGCTCGCCGCCACCCTGGTCGCGGCCGTGGTCGTCACAGCGCTGTGCACGCCGTCCGTGCGGCGGGTCTTCCGCTGTGTGACGGAACCGGGGATGGCGTGGGCCTTCGGCACGGGGAACGCGGCCCCGCCGCGGGGCGATGCCCGGGCGTGA
- a CDS encoding N-acetylmuramoyl-L-alanine amidase: MATPLTAARLVAALKAEGCAVHEVGGWRTHNRNHKGPWGPVHGVMIHHTVTGPGTDVVGLIYHGHSALPGPLATGCITKDGVVHLTGNGRANHAGGGDGDVLDAVIGESYGTYPPATHEHDGSAGAVDGNARFYGWECENKGDGKDPWPSAQYIAIVKATAAICRAHRWGPKSAIGHLEWSDWKVDPRGFDMAGFRRDVADALALRAGLWEGEDPMPQYVNLGAAGGYRLAPGAWDSVEFATEWADETGDHATGGSVFVRGPARFSGSVSLHIDGLPAGAVVQARMSEYEGDQHRADHPIHEIVGTGGGTFAVVPLTKRLPSGRSMRVRLLNQAAGPVTVASAVLTVLVWKET; this comes from the coding sequence ATGGCCACACCGCTCACCGCCGCCCGGCTCGTCGCCGCGCTGAAGGCCGAGGGCTGCGCCGTTCACGAGGTCGGCGGATGGCGCACCCACAACCGCAACCACAAGGGCCCGTGGGGTCCCGTGCACGGGGTGATGATCCATCACACCGTCACCGGGCCCGGCACGGACGTCGTCGGTCTGATCTACCACGGCCACAGCGCCCTGCCCGGTCCGCTCGCCACCGGATGCATCACCAAGGACGGCGTCGTCCACCTGACCGGCAACGGCCGGGCCAACCACGCCGGCGGCGGCGACGGTGACGTTCTCGATGCCGTCATCGGCGAGTCGTACGGCACGTATCCGCCCGCGACCCACGAGCACGACGGCTCGGCCGGCGCGGTCGACGGCAACGCCCGTTTCTACGGCTGGGAATGCGAGAACAAGGGCGACGGCAAGGACCCGTGGCCGAGCGCCCAGTACATCGCCATCGTCAAGGCCACGGCCGCGATCTGCCGCGCGCACCGCTGGGGCCCCAAGAGCGCGATCGGACACCTGGAGTGGAGCGACTGGAAGGTCGACCCGCGCGGGTTCGACATGGCCGGCTTCCGCCGTGACGTCGCCGACGCCCTGGCCCTCCGGGCGGGCCTGTGGGAAGGAGAGGACCCCATGCCGCAGTACGTCAACCTCGGTGCCGCCGGGGGCTATCGGCTCGCGCCCGGTGCCTGGGACTCGGTCGAGTTCGCCACGGAGTGGGCCGACGAGACCGGCGACCACGCCACCGGCGGGAGCGTCTTCGTCCGCGGCCCGGCCCGTTTCAGCGGGAGCGTCAGCCTGCACATCGACGGGCTGCCGGCGGGTGCGGTAGTCCAGGCACGCATGTCGGAGTACGAGGGCGACCAGCACCGCGCCGACCACCCGATCCACGAGATCGTCGGGACCGGCGGCGGCACCTTCGCGGTCGTGCCCCTGACGAAGCGGCTCCCGTCCGGCCGGAGCATGCGGGTACGGCTGCTGAACCAGGCCGCCGGCCCGGTGACCGTCGCGAGCGCGGTGCTGACCGTGCTGGTGTGGAAGGAGACCTGA
- the ctaD gene encoding cytochrome c oxidase subunit I, whose translation MATHTEPAAPVPAAERRGPGQVIVSWVTTTDHKKIGHLYLITSFVFFLIAGALAMAIRAELARPGIQWLSHEQYNQAFTMHGTIMLLLFATPTFAGFANAVMPLQIGSPDVAFPRLNMLSYWLFLFGGLIVLGSLLTPQGAADYGWTAYTPLSGGERTPQVGGDLWLMGLALSGFGTILGSVNFITTIICMRAPGMTMFRMPIFTWNVLLTSVLVLLAFPVLAAALLVLEADRRFGAQVFNAENGGAILWQHLFWFFGHPEVYILALPFFGVITEIIPVFARKPIFGYTGLIGATIAIAGLSVTVWAHHMFATGAVLLPFFSFMTYLIAVPTGVKFFNWIGTMWKGSLSFEPPMLWAAGFLVTFLFGGLTGVILGSPPLDWHVTDSYFVIAHFHYVLFGTIVFAMFGGFSFWWPKMTGTMLDTRIEKIHFWTLFVGFHTTFLVQHWLGAEGMPRRYADYLAADGFTWLNTVSSIGAFLLGLSTLPFLYNVWKTAQQGERVEVNDPWGYGRSLEWATSCPPPRHNFVTLPRIRSESPAFDLHHPDVAQLDEAENTGRRDVVEADGHKGERP comes from the coding sequence ATGGCGACACATACCGAACCGGCCGCTCCGGTACCGGCGGCGGAGCGCCGCGGCCCGGGCCAGGTGATCGTCTCCTGGGTGACGACCACGGACCACAAGAAGATCGGGCACCTGTACCTGATCACGTCGTTCGTCTTCTTCCTCATCGCCGGGGCGCTGGCGATGGCCATCCGGGCCGAGCTGGCCCGGCCGGGGATCCAGTGGCTGTCCCACGAGCAGTACAACCAGGCGTTCACCATGCACGGCACGATCATGCTGCTGCTGTTCGCGACGCCGACGTTCGCCGGGTTCGCCAACGCGGTGATGCCGTTGCAGATCGGCTCCCCGGACGTGGCCTTCCCGCGGCTGAACATGTTGTCGTACTGGCTGTTCCTCTTCGGCGGCCTGATCGTGCTCGGCAGCCTGCTCACCCCCCAGGGCGCCGCGGACTACGGCTGGACCGCCTACACCCCGCTCAGCGGTGGGGAGCGCACTCCCCAGGTCGGCGGGGACCTGTGGCTCATGGGCCTGGCCCTGTCCGGGTTCGGCACCATCCTCGGCTCCGTCAACTTCATCACCACGATCATCTGCATGCGCGCCCCCGGCATGACCATGTTCCGGATGCCGATCTTCACCTGGAACGTGCTGCTCACCTCGGTGCTGGTGCTGCTGGCGTTCCCGGTGCTGGCCGCCGCGCTGCTGGTGCTGGAGGCCGACCGCCGTTTCGGGGCGCAGGTGTTCAACGCGGAGAACGGCGGCGCGATCCTCTGGCAGCATCTGTTCTGGTTCTTCGGCCATCCCGAGGTGTACATCCTGGCCCTGCCGTTCTTCGGTGTGATCACCGAGATCATCCCCGTCTTCGCCCGCAAGCCGATCTTCGGTTACACGGGGCTGATCGGCGCCACGATCGCCATCGCCGGTCTGTCCGTGACGGTGTGGGCGCACCACATGTTCGCCACCGGCGCGGTCCTGCTGCCGTTCTTCTCCTTCATGACGTATCTGATCGCCGTGCCGACGGGGGTGAAGTTCTTCAACTGGATCGGCACGATGTGGAAGGGGTCGCTGTCCTTCGAGCCGCCGATGCTGTGGGCGGCCGGCTTCCTGGTCACCTTCCTCTTCGGCGGTCTGACCGGCGTCATCCTCGGCTCGCCGCCGCTGGACTGGCACGTCACCGACTCCTACTTCGTGATCGCGCACTTCCACTACGTGCTCTTCGGCACCATCGTGTTCGCGATGTTCGGCGGCTTCAGCTTCTGGTGGCCGAAGATGACCGGCACGATGCTGGACACCCGCATCGAGAAGATCCACTTCTGGACGCTCTTCGTCGGCTTCCACACCACGTTCCTGGTGCAGCACTGGCTGGGCGCCGAGGGCATGCCCCGCCGGTACGCCGACTACCTCGCCGCGGACGGCTTCACCTGGCTGAACACCGTCTCGTCGATCGGCGCGTTCCTGCTGGGCCTGTCCACGCTGCCGTTCCTGTACAACGTGTGGAAGACCGCCCAGCAGGGCGAGCGGGTCGAGGTCAACGACCCCTGGGGTTACGGGCGTTCCCTGGAGTGGGCGACCTCGTGTCCGCCCCCGCGGCACAACTTCGTCACCCTGCCGCGCATCCGCTCCGAATCCCCCGCCTTCGACCTGCACCATCCCGACGTGGCCCAGCTGGACGAGGCGGAGAACACCGGCAGGCGCGACGTCGTCGAGGCCGACGGGCACAAGGGCGAACGGCCGTGA
- a CDS encoding phosphatase PAP2 family protein, producing MLWAAAGVVTLGFLVALEIAARRYGVPGPITSQVQEVIVAPKSGFLLYAGMALTMVVLTRRQRFIAVGLALGIDAVLLVVRWAAGADLTDGHPFGNGALWVILGCAVIAVTRRTGPERVLLLKGVGLGLLLVAGRKTGDTWLLITSKTRPMVLDQYVAVADHALGNPSWLVGRIVTATGPVGARTLDYVYAQLAVAAVVVALYQLRDVAAERRFPRHHLVRTFLVIGLLGPGIYMIFPVVGPIFAFGTDGGHWAVANLWPDLPTPISAAPHDMPFDEITPRNCMPSLHTAWATAIFIHSRKGPRVLRYAGTFWLIATLAATLGFGYHYGVDLVAGVVFTVTIEAALRSLERGWDRSGTQLVTYGAAVFTALLLSYRYLPMEMAELPWLFGPLLILAMTSVIYGYVRTTSQWDTKARPALQSEPRHELVSG from the coding sequence ATGCTGTGGGCCGCGGCGGGTGTGGTGACCCTCGGGTTTCTCGTCGCGCTGGAGATCGCCGCGCGCCGCTACGGGGTGCCCGGGCCGATCACCTCCCAGGTGCAAGAGGTGATCGTCGCCCCCAAGTCGGGCTTCCTGCTGTACGCGGGTATGGCGCTGACGATGGTGGTGCTGACCCGGCGGCAACGGTTCATCGCCGTCGGCCTCGCGCTCGGCATCGACGCCGTCTTGCTGGTCGTGCGATGGGCGGCCGGCGCCGACCTGACGGACGGCCATCCCTTCGGCAACGGCGCGTTGTGGGTGATCCTGGGCTGCGCGGTCATCGCAGTGACGCGCCGCACCGGCCCGGAACGCGTCCTGCTGCTGAAGGGCGTCGGGCTGGGCCTGCTGCTGGTGGCCGGCCGCAAGACCGGTGACACCTGGCTGCTCATCACCTCGAAGACCCGCCCGATGGTGCTCGACCAGTACGTGGCGGTCGCCGACCACGCGCTGGGCAACCCGTCCTGGCTCGTCGGCCGGATCGTCACGGCCACCGGCCCGGTCGGTGCCCGGACCCTCGACTACGTCTACGCCCAACTGGCGGTGGCCGCGGTCGTCGTCGCGCTCTACCAGCTGCGCGACGTGGCGGCCGAGCGCCGCTTCCCGCGCCATCATCTGGTGCGGACCTTCCTGGTCATCGGCCTCCTCGGACCGGGCATCTACATGATCTTCCCGGTCGTCGGACCGATCTTCGCCTTCGGCACCGACGGCGGCCACTGGGCGGTGGCCAACCTGTGGCCGGACCTGCCGACGCCGATCAGCGCCGCACCGCACGACATGCCGTTCGACGAGATCACCCCCCGCAACTGCATGCCCAGCCTGCACACCGCGTGGGCCACCGCGATCTTCATCCATTCCCGCAAGGGCCCACGCGTGCTGCGCTACGCGGGCACGTTCTGGCTGATCGCCACGCTCGCCGCGACGCTGGGATTCGGCTACCACTACGGCGTGGATCTCGTGGCCGGCGTGGTGTTCACGGTCACCATCGAGGCGGCCCTGCGCTCGCTCGAACGCGGCTGGGACCGGTCCGGAACTCAACTCGTCACCTACGGAGCGGCCGTCTTCACGGCGCTGTTGCTCTCCTATCGCTATCTGCCGATGGAGATGGCCGAGCTTCCGTGGCTGTTCGGGCCGCTGCTCATCCTGGCGATGACCTCGGTGATCTACGGCTACGTACGGACCACGAGCCAGTGGGATACGAAGGCCCGGCCGGCGCTGCAGTCGGAGCCGCGGCACGAACTGGTCAGCGGGTGA
- a CDS encoding putative quinol monooxygenase, producing the protein MKKTLFAEFTAREGAEDEVARMILEYAEKVREEEGNLAFEVYTKESHPRAYWIFEVYRDEDAFQAHLKAPYGGPFNAALAPLIEEDASVLTFLDAVT; encoded by the coding sequence ATGAAGAAGACCCTGTTCGCCGAGTTCACCGCACGTGAAGGGGCGGAGGACGAGGTCGCCCGCATGATCCTGGAGTACGCCGAGAAGGTGCGCGAGGAAGAGGGAAACCTCGCCTTCGAGGTCTACACCAAGGAGTCCCACCCGCGCGCCTACTGGATCTTCGAGGTGTACCGGGACGAGGACGCCTTCCAGGCACACCTGAAGGCCCCGTACGGCGGCCCGTTCAACGCCGCACTCGCCCCGCTGATCGAGGAGGACGCCTCGGTGCTGACCTTCCTCGATGCGGTGACCTGA